One window from the genome of Acidihalobacter ferrooxydans encodes:
- the htpX gene encoding protease HtpX: protein MKRILLFLGTNIAIMVVLSVVLSVIMAVTGIHGIQTQNGSINFAGLLLLAAVFGFGGSFISLLMSKWMAKMSMGVQVIDQPRSQSEAWLMETVQRLSRQAGLPMPEVGVFDSPQMNAFATGATKKSSLVAVSTGLLHGMSRDEVEAVLAHEISHVANGDMVTLTLIQGVINTFVIFIARIVGHIVDRVVLKREGSGYGIGYYVTVFVTEIFLAILASVIVMWFSRKREFRADAGSANLVGRGKMIAALRRLQAEYEPEDMPGQLAAFGINGGKGSGLRRLFMSHPPLEERIAALEAMR from the coding sequence ATGAAACGAATTTTGTTATTCCTGGGGACCAATATCGCGATAATGGTCGTGCTCAGCGTTGTGCTGAGCGTGATCATGGCGGTGACCGGTATTCACGGCATCCAGACCCAGAACGGGTCGATCAACTTCGCGGGCTTGCTGTTGCTGGCGGCCGTGTTCGGCTTTGGTGGTTCGTTCATTTCGCTGTTGATGTCCAAGTGGATGGCGAAGATGAGCATGGGCGTGCAGGTGATCGACCAGCCACGCTCGCAGAGTGAGGCCTGGCTCATGGAAACCGTGCAGCGCCTGTCGCGGCAGGCTGGCCTGCCGATGCCGGAAGTGGGTGTTTTCGACAGCCCGCAGATGAACGCCTTCGCCACCGGCGCGACCAAGAAAAGTTCTCTGGTCGCGGTGAGTACGGGTTTGCTGCATGGCATGAGTCGCGATGAAGTCGAGGCGGTGCTGGCGCATGAAATCAGCCACGTCGCCAATGGCGACATGGTGACCTTGACCTTGATTCAGGGCGTCATCAACACCTTCGTGATTTTCATTGCGCGCATCGTCGGTCATATCGTTGATCGCGTGGTGCTCAAGCGTGAGGGCAGTGGTTATGGCATCGGTTACTACGTGACGGTGTTCGTGACGGAAATTTTCCTGGCAATTCTGGCCTCGGTGATCGTGATGTGGTTTTCGCGCAAGCGGGAATTCCGTGCCGACGCCGGCAGTGCCAATCTGGTCGGTCGGGGCAAGATGATTGCCGCGCTGCGCCGCTTGCAGGCTGAATACGAACCGGAGGACATGCCGGGTCAGCTGGCTGCGTTCGGCATCAATGGGGGCAAGGGCAGTGGCTTGCGGAGGTTGTTCATGAGTCACCCGCCCCTGGAAGAGCGCATTGCCGCACTGGAAGCCATGCGCTGA